The nucleotide window ttgaaacaaaactaatttttaaacctttaacattattttaaacatgtaaaatattgttattatttttttctatatttcttattgaacattaaattatcaaatcaaatttttgttatgtTATTATGACATGTcttacttgacaaatatttatcataacaattaattacGTTTGTTGTAAAGACAAAGTTGACTGaacaaaagcactaacaattttgttataacctcctgtctatacttgacaaatatttatcataataattaatgacgtttgttgtcaagacaaagttgtctgagtaAAAGCACTcataattttgtcataacgaagcaataataccaATAAATGGACACTATACctaaattttttatcttgacaaccattttgaagtttatcatgataaaaatttatcaggtataaacAGGGGCTTACGAagaaataatactaataaatggtgACTATAccggataattttttatcttgacgtTTAtcagataaaaatttatcagaaaTAGGAAATGGTCtccatttattagaattattgcttcgttattacattaaataaacatcattatttgttattataaatatatgcCAAGTATAGATGGTAAATATAACTCAATTCAAGATACCGATTAACAGTACAACTTTGTTGTAAGCAATCGTACTGTTAATcatttactgaacatttttctgacaacgttgtaagatctgacaaccgtgtataataataaatagcTTAATAAATAGTGGAGATAAATGTAAAATTCCAAATCTGAATTTCTTTTTGAGGCAAGTTGCGCAATTATGCGTTTGAAAGAAAAGTGGactttttacaaacattttttataatattgttcaaTCAATTTATCACTATCTGTTAAATTGGtttgtttaaataatgaaaatctgggaaaaaaaaattaaatatatacaattttatataaattagcgTTTTTATTTACGATTTCCGTATTAATATTCGTCTAATCTGGTAACTATGTAAcaagtaaaatgtcaaaatgtagTGTAAAAACGCCTCAAAAAAATGGCTACTAAACAACATGCCCTGTCAAAGCTCTTTCCGCCTTTTGACAATTGCTAAGGTAGGTGAACGAATATAAAAAAGtgaagaaattattaaatatttttaacatcacttggataaaaagaaaaatgactATACAGTAAATACCACATTATAGTTGTTTACGTgaatttaaaagtgtttttatattaaatactaattaagcatttttatttttaattacagccaaaatgGCAGTACGCTACGAACTCTGTGTCGGTCTCAACAAGGGACACAAAACCACCAAAGTCAGGAATGTAAAATATACTGGCGACAAGAAAGTTAAAGGCTTGCGTGGTGCCCGTTTGAAGAATGTAAGTattcaataaaatgttattttcatttaaaattagtaCAAAAATTGTGATTTGTAATTACAATGATGAGAATTTAAACCATTCACAGACaaccatataaaaattattataaaggcAAGCGGGCTCAATATTCTTTTGGGCTTTGTAAGtcttaaataatttgttatggTACAATGGTTAAGAAATTGGCACTGATTTATCATATCATAATGATTGTTTATATCTTACATGTTATGTTGTTATTGTAAGTAAATACTAATAatgtgttgttttttatttgtttgcttttagATCCAAACCCGTCACACCAAGTTCATGCGTGATTTGGTACGTGAAGTTGTTGGTCATGCTCCTTATGAGAAGAGAACCATGGAATTGTTGAAGGTTTCCAAGGATAAGCGTGCCTTGAAATTCTTGAAGCGCCGTTTGGGTACACACATCCGTGCCAAGAGGAAGCGTGAAGAATTAGCCAACATCCTCACTCAAATGAGAAAGGCTCAAACCCACGCCAAGTAAACAAATCATCGGCGTGTTTTGGAATTGAGCGAATTTTTAGTGTATTTATAATACACTATATTCCTCTTTTTTACTATGAATTACTGTAGTGATAatgctaaaaataataaaaaagtgacaaaaaaataactatCAATGAGTGTTTAATTTGCAAATggtataatttttgtagatttGGTCGAATAATGGACAATTCCAACAGACACAAGAAGGGAACTACAACTTTTTACTTGAACCGTACGTAAACTTAACTGTAATTAAATATCACTGGAATGAATTTATTGCAGATTTGAACACTTTAATGTTGGTTACATTCGATATTTGACGTTTGAAGGGTCAAATCTatcagcccaatcatgaataagAAATCCGcgggattttttattcattccgAACTTAGTTATAACCCGCTTCATAGTGAGGTATTGGT belongs to Calliphora vicina chromosome 4, idCalVici1.1, whole genome shotgun sequence and includes:
- the RpL36 gene encoding large ribosomal subunit protein eL36, with amino-acid sequence MAVRYELCVGLNKGHKTTKVRNVKYTGDKKVKGLRGARLKNIQTRHTKFMRDLVREVVGHAPYEKRTMELLKVSKDKRALKFLKRRLGTHIRAKRKREELANILTQMRKAQTHAK